cGGAAAGAAtctaaaactactttcactccTGTCAGCCACCTGCTCTGCCAATCGCACTTAGATAGTTGGCGGAGTAAAATAGCtgcttaaataaacaaacaaattactATCTGTTGATAATAACTGGCATTTACAGTAGAACTGTATAAAAGCAATTTCCTTGTGCCTACGACACAATCACAGCCGTACTGATATTCAATACAACAGCACTCATTCTCGagatattgtttaaaaatacacaatagtTCTTGAAGAgatgagaatgtttttttttaatgttgtgctTACGCGAAGTGTGAGAAATATGCGACTTTGTGTTGATTTCACAGAAACCTACCAACCATACTATGAATTTTAATCAGTGATCATATTTACCTAAGAGGGAAAAGTAGGGCACTAAGATATTTAAATTGAGATTGAGGCAAAAGAAGTTAAAGGAACCCTAAAAATCCCTGAAAAAGCTTTTGCTTATATCATCATAGTGAAAAACTGCATGTACACAGACAacctaaaagaaataaacattcataGTTTTATGATAGTATAGgcatcaaaaaaatatatatattcaatttcTTTTTAACTCAATTAATTAGGTCCTagtactttttgtttattttgtaaaccaataaagcaatatcacacaagaagGAGTGTTGTGataaatatcagcacggctgtgaagTGGTCATAGGCACAAGGGCACAGCGTGCttactgatattcagtacaacactATGTTCTCGGGTGTTATATTGctttataaaacacaaacacttgaTCAGCAATaggttatgatttgtttgtttatttaatcagtttaaaAAGTGCCCTGCgaacacatatccttccacaACTTTCAAGCTACTGTAACTAATCATTGATGATGTGGATGCCGACcaacaatgtactgtagataacagggtgaaagtagttttaccGGTACTATTTAGCCCAAACATGAGGCAAATAAACCATGAGGTAGtgaacagtcctgagaaacttactGTACAAGATTTACATTACGATTTtttcacttattccactttGGAATATCAGCTAATTTCCAGGATCTGTGGGTGAATTCCAAATAGCGTcaaatattgttaaatatcCCAGTGCTGTTTATGCTCTGTATCACCACCCGTGGATTGCCAAACAGATTACTCCGTtaaaactaactgttgtataaattaCAATCAATACGCTCAGTATTGCGGTCTTCTTATTTGTAACAAAACTTCAggtatttattgaaataaatgctGTTGCGTGGTATGTATAATGGCTACAGTTTAGCGGTTGTGTGTTGTTCACAGGATAAAGCCATCAGCATTTGGGAGTCCAAGAACTTCTTCATGGAGCTGGAACCTTTACCAGGCAGTGTGGAGGCTGTGAAGGAGATGGCCAAGATGGAGAAGTAAGCACTAATTACACTCCATCACTCGAAAAGAAGTTTAGCTCTAAACTGAAAAAtgtttgttgaaaaaaagaaaaaagagtctCTTGTGAAAACTggattaaatacaattttagaaCAGTTATAAGTCATATAGGTTATAGGTAAAgtgcctttatatatatatactttcagATGCAGATAGGTTTTTGTCTTAAAGTGAATCTAACACAGTTTACAGTCTCATCCTTTAATCAGTAATACATTCCTGCTGTTGTTTTAACCAGTACAGATGTCTTCATTTGCACCAGTCCAATTAAGCACTACGCTCACTGTCCATACGAAAAGGTAAGTCCTCCGTCCTCCTCTCTGCATGGCTTTGAAAAACGTCTGATTTCTCTTCTCTGTTGTTCATGAGAATgatggtcagtgtgtgtgtgttttcagtatGCATGGGTAGAGAGGCACCTGGGCACTGACTTCCTGGAGAGGGTCATTTTAACCAGAGACAAGACAATAGTGAGTGGAGACATCCTGATTGACGACAAGCCGGACATCCTTGGTAGGATAACGGTCCAGAATTGTGCACTCATTCATTGTCTAACAAATtatagaaagaaatataaaccatttttgcagATATATTGCAGATGTTGGTCATCCAGGTGATGTGGAATGATTAAACACGGTGACAGGACTGTGCTGTATTTGTAAAGTCATTTCTTACTGTTTTTCGCTTTTGACGTTCCTAAACTGAATGTCCTGAATCtacacttaatattttgtagaaAAGAATTACCTTGAAACTCGTATCATTTGTGCTTAACCATTAATTTTGTCAGtcgtttgttttttcttggctTACATTTCCCTCTAGTGGTTTACCAGAGTTTagatttaggttttttttcccaaaatttCAGTATAATCATAGATCATTCAATCTTTGCCTAAGATTGTTTACATTTAGAACCCAAGTTTTTAATCTACTAAACAGGCCTGATTACAAACTTGTCACGTGTGTTTAATACCTTCACACTTTTGACACTTAATACAAAACATATTCACCTCAGGATGGCTACCTGGGGAAATGGACCACAAAACTTGTAGttatttctaattttattttaatcatcaaaaaaattagaattttttattttgttttccatttattAGAGCAAATAAAGCAGGGCTCTACAAATTCAGCCTACTGTCCATCACAGTTTGTgatttttagttgttgttgttgttgctcaaacacagctgatttaaccaATATGTCAACTGACAGGTTTAGTTTGTTGGCTTAAGGTTtgttatattacaaagtgttctGCACACTGGTCCTCCACGAGTGGATTCAGAGATCCATGACTTAAAACGTCCATCATCATAACTAAAAATATCAGGGCCTTCTTCCTTTAAACAATAGTGAATTGTTTTGGCTAATTTTAGTAATACTAAGCATATGCACCTGTAGTTGAACTGTAAAATAAGTTATAGTACAGATATTATGATGTGGCCTGTTTGAGTGAATAGATGTTCAACACTGGATGGGGGGATTTTCTTGGTATTTTCTGGCAGCCCTACTGACATAAGTGTATCAATGTTATttgtaatttacatttttgctcAGGAATGAGCTCAAATATAACGgcataaactttaaataaaattgtatttcgTATTATGCTGGTTTAACTACTAATGAAGTAACACattcatttgtcacatttacagtacagcacagagattattttttcacatgtcaaagttaggaagctggggtcagagtttAGCCTTAACCAGGAcccagcacccctggagcagatgaGGTTAATGGATCAAGGGTTaagttgccactattgggcccAATCAATACGGTGCTTGGGGTGGAACCTCCGACCTTTATATCAGTAACCCAGAAACGTAACTGTTTGAACTACCACTGCTaccacactatatatatatatatatatatatatatatatatatatatatatatatatatatatatatatataattataagcagtggtggctcaaacggtCACTGTATTGATCTGCTCCAATTGGGCTGAACTTCTGTGTCCtgaaatgttataaaaataaaagcagcatAGCTTTCTCTTTAATGCATtaagctgtatttttttaatcaaatgcataaaaaatgttaaacagtATCAACTGAGTCTGAATATACTACATATTCTAAACATCCTTTAGAAtccttatgatttatttttatatacacaggTTAAATCAGATATCACCTAATAGTTTTCTGTGAAAATTATAGAATGAACAAATCTCatcaattcattcatttatcttctataccacttatcctgtgtactgtGGTAGGAAAACACGGGGGGAACATGTAAACGCCTCTTTCAACTCCTGTTCCCTGGCTTTACACTCTTGTGATGTCACTGTGTATGCGgtcatgttttttcattttgaacaAAATCTTTTAACGAAATCCTAAAGCTGTGTTGTAGCAACTTAACATACCTCTACTACATATTCTAAGCTCTAGAATGAAACTGTTAGAATAAGATCGATGCTGTTCTACTGCAGGTGTGGAACCCAATCCGTCCTGGGAACATGTTCTTTTCACTGCCTGCCACAACAAGCACCTGCCTGTCAGCACCACACAGAGGCGCCTCCTGTCCTGGGCCGATGACTGGAGGGGCATCCTGGGGAGCAAGCGCTAGGGAGAGACTGGCAGACCTCCTCACGTCCTCAACACAGCACCACTAATCGGTCAACCTCAGAGGACCATCAGGAATGACATGGAAGATATCCGTGGTGTAAGAAATCACTGCACTAACACTGTTATTCTGTGCTTGGTCCAAATTTAAAGCTTGAAATACTGCATGAAGAGAAGCCATGTTTCtaagtaatactgtatatgtactagAAGGAGACAAGCCAGAATCAGTTCAAATCAACAGTAATTCCTCTTTATCGGTTTTCTCTAGAGAACTGATAGATGGCCAgtttacactgcctggccaaaaccTGCCTCAGAGCTTGATTGTAGCAGTTACGTTTGATCTCATGcacataaaaatcattttagcGCACAAGGATTGTTTTATGCTGCGAAATACATTTcagaaataaatctttaaataaatagactttTTTGGTCAAAATGTATGCATATAGCAGGATGTGCATCCTGAAGTATAGTAGATCAGTTTGAGTTCAGATGTGGGTTATTTTGAAACTGTTGTTTTGCCTTCTTTATTATTTGTGCCTAATGGAATTTATCCCAAAGTAAGCTGAAGGTTCTGTTTATGAGTTACATCCTTTATTAATACACACGAGTCTTTAAGCTTAAATGTGAACCTGTGTGTCATGTTAACAAtcgattaattattaataattaatgataacaAGATGAGCATTTTCAGTTCACAACCAGGAACTCTTGGGGTAATCCGATGACTGAGAATCTGCACAGACATTCTCAGTTTAGGTTTTATTTCAACAaacacagtaataataataatctgaaatATGTCTCATCCCTCTGTCTGAATACAAATCTTAAAAAAGGTCAAATACTGTGTAACAAAGGAACTTCAAGTGCGTACAGGTTAATAGATATGTGAgcacaaaaacatgaaacatatGCGAGCAAAACAAAATTATcagttaatacatttataatcatttaaattcttAGCGGCAGTTAATCAGTTAATGATTAATCACCAACATCCCTAATGAGCACTGAGGTAGTTATCAGTATAACATACATCAGTTTactttttaatcaaaatgtttgtaaaacactgATCGCGTCGTGTCCATGAAAATGTTCTTTGTTTCAACCAGAAAAACTTTTTACTTTAGAGGGACTGAGCTCTCTCTTTGTCTAATTAGTTAAGCCATCAATTCCTCAAACTCCCATAATCATCTCACCTGAAGCCTGAGCACTATTACAAAACAAAGTGTAACTGCTTCAAATTGTTTTCTTGATTTTACTGTTACATAATCATTAACACTTAAGTATTAAGAGGTGACGTATTCACAATCATGTCAGTTCTGAAATGTTTTGAAACTCGACCTTTACAAGTCATTCTTGGGTACCCTGGTTATATGCTGTAACACAGTGACATTGTCGAACCTACATCCTACTGTACCTACATCCTACACCATACACCCAAGTCAGCTCATATTCTCCATAACTTTGCTTGATTTTTCTCACCACTGGTGCTCCTAGTTCtaatttaatcaattaataatttataataattgataACAAGACAAGCATTCTCGGATTTCATTCACTCAACACTGGTGCTGCTAGGACTAGTCTATCAAATCCTTCCAAATGTTGTGGGGTTTTTTGTCTGCGTGTATGTAAAACCTTGGCATTATAAATGAAGGTATATGCATGTAGCATTATAATAACCAGTAGTGGATATAAAAGctgtgaaattaatttaattatgtagtTACTCAATCTTTTGTTGGTTGATTCAATCTAGTAAATAATCTAGTAAATCAGTGGGTCACTTTTCAGTtcagaataaatatatacacattaaaatgGTCTAAAATACACATTAAATGCTCTGAAATTGACAAGGGAAATACATAGGAGGATGTAAGTTCAATGCATCTTCCAATACCACCACCTAATGGACTGGAGTGTGACgctaaaaaaatatgttaatcaCTTTGTATGCGACATGATAAATCAACACAAGTTACAAAGCTTTACAACTAAATTCTGTGTAATAAAACCTGTAAAAAATATAGGTTATTAGACAACAATCATTAACGCTGTTGGATTGATTTGAATCAAATATTACAAAAGATCGCAATCTTCGTTataggtggcttagtggttagcactgtcgcctcgcacctccaggtcggggttcgattcacgcctctgtgtgcatggagtttgcatgttctcctcgtgcttggtgggtttcctccaggtacgctgttttccttccacagtccaaagacatgcagatcaggctaattggtgttcacaaattgcccatggtgtgttAATGCTGACCAGCGGTCCTGCCATggtcataaaaatgggaataaacacaATGGTAAGCACCACTGGCccccatggtccctagttgaaccacagaggttcctagatggatagaATAATACAATGCCCAAAAATTGACTTGAGTCGAATCAGCAGTGTGCCTTTGAGTCACAGCTCTCTTGAAAAAAGTGAATAGGATTTAATGaatgattattaaatattaagtcAGATAAAGCTAACAATGcagagatgtactgtatactgtattctGTACAAACAATCCAGCCAGGTGGGTCATTTTAccctttgttttttgtaattatttagaCACTTTATGTTCTAATTTCATCTGATGCAATGCTTTTAATCAGAAATGTACCTGGCTTTAATAAGAGATATTTGGTTTACAGTGCAAAGCCAGTaacatttgctttttatttattcagagctgtgtgtgtctcttgtgtAAGAATGGCTTTTGCTTGTCTTTACTTTGAGACATTGCGACTGTGTCACAGCTCAGTGATGTAAATAGGACACAAGCTGTAAGATATTGATTGACAGCCATAATAAGCGTTTGTCTGGGAGCGAGCCAAGAGTGTGTGACTCACCTCATTAATGAATGTACTTGGTGCTCTACATCAATCATGTGTGTCTGTGGGGAGGGAAACACAATCAAAGCCACACACTCAAGGTTTTAATAAAGAATGAACTCTGTTAACATGCCACTGAACTGTCTTCTTGTTTATTCTGAttcatttaaggtttttttgtttcagaAAGAAGCTGATGCATTGTGTATGGAGAAACAGATAGTAACTCTACAGTTATAGGTAGTGACCTATATATTcatattacatatacagtactgttaaaAGCACATCGTCAAGAAAACATAAGAGGCGCATACATCACAAAGATGCTTCTTTATTTACactatattcaattcaattcaattaaattttatttgtatagcgcttttagcaatatttattgccgcaaagcagctttacacagtcaaaagaattatttaagtttgtatgaaatgtgaattggtatgaatcaaaatggtcagtttgtccctgatgagcaagccgagggcgacagtggcaaggaaaaactccctgagatggtaataggaagaaaccttgagaggaaccagactcaacagggaacccatcctcatttgggtgaaacagaaagcagtaaatgatctgcatttatacagtgtgtagggtgggagggagttcagctataatagctgatgttaattgaatagctgatgttaatttaaatataggAGTGATATAACATGAGAGTTAATATTTCTAGACAATtacataaaattgtaaaataaaaatatcttaaCATGTGTGCGACTCATAAGTGAGGTACAGAGGGTCTGAGTAATACCTCTACAAAATACACCAGAGACTTCTTGTGACCCCGGGTCCTCTTTTTCTTATCTTGATTAATGTTGATGGTGACCAATGAGGGGCGCTGTGGGCCTGTGCTAAAGGTGCTGAAGGTTCAGAAACACCCTCTCTGTTTGACAAACACTTCCGCTAAATTATTACATAATCACATAAAACTGATAATGTTTATTCTTATTCACTTCTTTTAGATTagatttgtatatttatatgcaggatgtgtgtgtgtgtgtgtgtgtgtgtgtgtgtgtgtgtgtgtgtgtgtgtgtgtgtgtgtgtgactgaggaCTGTTCCACCCAGTGACCATGAAGATGGCCTTGGACTCGGCTGATGCAGGCAGTTTTTTTCTGTGATGGCTTGTGACTACAGATGCTAAATAGTTAACTACTGAAATTCCCTTGTACAGGTTGTACCCGAACAGCGGAAGACAGGAAGTTTTAGctttatattaacttaaacacctttcccattatattgaactttcagtctTAGAGTAAACAGATATAGCACAAGCTGATTTGCGATCATGCCCTCTGATATCGCCCAGATGTTGAATCTAGTTCTTCCTGTTgtcatcttagggagtttttccatgCCACTGTCACTCCTCGCTTggtcatcagggacaatctgattattataatttatacatatgtTCTTAAATTCTTCCaatttattcatgatttttatttctgtaaaactgctttgcagcaatgactattgttaacagtctatctaatcattttaattcaatcacatttttcacatttcatacaaatttccataattgtctttttattatgtaaagctgctttgcaacaatgacaattgctaaaagccctatgcaaataaaaattaaattaaattgaattgaattgaattaaaagggatatagtttgcatgttctctcatggttggtaggtttcctccaggtaccttGGTTTCCACCCACAACCCAAAGATGTGCAGATTTGGCCAATTGGTATTTTGAAATTGGCtgttttatgtgtgtttgtgtgtgtgtgtgtgtgcgcgcgtgcgtgcgtgtgcgcgtgtgtgcgtgtttgtgtttgtgtttgtgcatgtgtgtgtttgtatgccCAGCAACGGATTGGCAAGTAAGTCTCTTGggctaggctccaggcccctacaaccctgtacacaggataagcagtatagaagatgtaTGAATTAATGTACTATACACACTCAGAAACCTATTTCAAAGAAATGCGAATTTGTTCCTTAAAATATGTAAACTGTACTGTGACAGCTTTAACTCTTTTTGACCCTTATTTGAAATTGTAGATCATTTAATAACACTTAATTATTTATCaaatgtaccttacagcacagtgaaacaatttttttcacatatcccagttaggaagctgaggTCAGGGTGCAGATAGCAGACTTTCCAATCCCTAACCTATAAACCACAGCCTTAGCCATTTGATCCACCACCACTCATTAATGGAATGCATGGACATTCCATTAATTAACATGAAGTTTTTCATGTTTAGACATTGCCCAATGTGCAGATTGAACTACGTTACCACACAAGCCTTTTGAAGAATTCAGAGGCCAAGGAAACgccttgaactctttgtcatgGTTCTCAAACTGTTCCTGAACAATTCCTGCAGTGTGTCAGAACaaattatcctgctgaaagaggccactgccaGGGAATACCGTTTCCGTGTTTGTTTGCAACAATGTTTAGTTAGGTGCTACGTGTCAATGTAAAATCCACATAAATAGCATGATTCAAGGTTTCGCAGCGGAACATcacccagagcatcacactgcttgctttcttcccatagtgcataactgtgcatactgtatttaagGTAAGTGATGTTAAGCAGAAAAACAATGGAATAAATGCACACTGCATATTTCCTCACAGTGCTGAGCTTATGGATgcaatatattggtagaagtcaCTTTAAGGATGAGCAGAGGACAAAAAGTATTTGCTAAAGTTATTGCAGAAACTGCCTGTGACGTTCCATTAAAAGCAGAGGAAAGGGAATGGACATGTTCCTTAATATGATACTAATATATCCAAATTGATTTTAAGGCACTGAAAAGTCTGAAAGTATCTGTAAATATCTAAAGTAAACACAAAAAGCTAAAAGCTACACATGTACGATCATTTTTAATATGTGAGTAAACTTTAAAATCTGCCAGGCACACTGAATGTCCTGTACTTTTTTGTGGTTCAAATCATATTTCTCTGtactattattttaaaatgttaatgtcaTATTCACAacatattttagttattttcacACCACACATGCTGCACTAATATATTTCAGATATAAAAAATAGCAAACTTTCCTCACTCTCAATGCTaagaagaccaaagagctgaTCGTGGTCTTTCAGAAATGCGAAAGCATCAAACACTTTCCTATTTACTTATCATTAGGACTGAAGTAGAGCATGCCTCCAGTTTTGAAGTGGGTGTCCACATCATTGAGGATCTGTCCTGGCAGCATAAAACCTTATTTCTGGTTAGAAAGGCACAACAGAGTCATCATTTCCTGCAGAGGATAAAGAAAGCTCTTACAGTATCTTACTTAGCTTGCAGATACTTTTCATCACGAGCTGCTCTTTACTGTGATTTAGCACAGAATAGTTATGTCTTGACCAACTGCATCACAGTGTGAAATGGCAGCTCCATGGAGTCTAAAAACACAAGCCCTCTCAGCCACTGAATATCTTTCTCACAGTAGATGTCTGCAGAGCATGAACGTGATCGGGGActtctcttattattattattattattattcatcagTTGATTAATAGCAAAGGCACCCAAACCAAAGGCAGTGTAAGATCTGTGTATAGGgttaaatttattaatacaatACTGATGTTAGAAAACAG
The DNA window shown above is from Clarias gariepinus isolate MV-2021 ecotype Netherlands chromosome 14, CGAR_prim_01v2, whole genome shotgun sequence and carries:
- the LOC128540885 gene encoding 5'(3')-deoxyribonucleotidase, mitochondrial-like gives rise to the protein MALQLRRRTAQLLLLLRDSALSAPRRCGEMPSCPGPKPHPGSGARLRILVDMDGVIADFEGGFLKKYRQRYPNHPYVSLDERRGFWVSTQYGELREDLRDKAISIWESKNFFMELEPLPGSVEAVKEMAKMENTDVFICTSPIKHYAHCPYEKYAWVERHLGTDFLERVILTRDKTIVSGDILIDDKPDILGVEPNPSWEHVLFTACHNKHLPVSTTQRRLLSWADDWRGILGSKR